Genomic window (Candidatus Binatia bacterium):
GTCGTTTTTCGGCGGAAGAGAAGATCCGCATCGTCCTCGAAGGACTGCGTGGGGAAGAGAGCATTGCGGCTCTGTGCCGCCGCGAGGGGCTCGTTCCGAATCTCTACTACCGCTGGTCCAAAGAGTTTCTGGAGGCCGGGAAGAAGCGTCTTGTGGGCGACACGAAGCGC
Coding sequences:
- a CDS encoding transposase yields the protein MGKGQSAEKVVRDIQRKTRRRFSAEEKIRIVLEGLRGEESIAALCRREGLVPNLYYRWSKEFLEAGKKRLVGDTKR